One Mycobacterium marseillense DNA window includes the following coding sequences:
- a CDS encoding ammonium transporter: MLGQPNTGDTAWMLASSALVLLMTPGLAFFYGGMVRARSVLNMLMMSISAMGVVTVLWVLYGYSVAFGDDVGNFMGKPTSYWGLKGLIGVNAVAADPAKGTAATDIPLAGTLPATVFVAFQLMFAIITVALISGAVSDRLKFGAWLVFSGLWATFVYFPVAHWVFAFDGFASEHGGWIANKLHAIDFAGGTAVHINSGVAGLMLAIVLGKRRGWPTTLFRPHNLPFVMLGAGLLWFGWYGFNAGSATSSNGVAGTTFITTTVATATAMLGWMLTERIRDGKATTLGAASGIVAGLVAITPSCSSVNVLGALVVGLVAGVLCALAVGLKFKFGFDDSLDVVGVHLVGGLAGTLLVGLLAAPESPAINGVVGVSKGLFYGGGWAQLERQAIGAFSVLLYSGVVTLILALILKYTIGLRLNPEAEATGIDEAEHAESGYDFAVATGSVLPPRVAVADTRNGVKEDRVGDKVEAEQS, encoded by the coding sequence ATGCTGGGCCAGCCCAACACCGGCGATACCGCCTGGATGCTGGCCAGTTCCGCGCTGGTGCTGTTGATGACGCCGGGCCTGGCGTTCTTCTACGGCGGTATGGTGCGCGCCCGAAGCGTGCTGAACATGCTCATGATGAGCATCAGCGCGATGGGCGTGGTCACCGTGCTGTGGGTGCTCTACGGCTATTCGGTCGCCTTCGGCGACGACGTCGGCAACTTCATGGGCAAGCCGACGTCCTATTGGGGACTGAAGGGCCTCATCGGGGTCAACGCGGTGGCCGCTGACCCGGCCAAAGGCACTGCGGCAACGGACATTCCGCTCGCCGGCACCCTGCCCGCCACGGTGTTCGTAGCGTTCCAGCTGATGTTCGCGATCATCACGGTCGCGCTGATCTCCGGCGCGGTGTCCGACCGCCTGAAGTTCGGCGCGTGGCTCGTGTTTTCCGGCCTGTGGGCCACGTTCGTCTATTTCCCGGTCGCCCACTGGGTTTTCGCGTTCGACGGCTTCGCCTCCGAGCACGGCGGCTGGATCGCCAACAAGCTGCACGCGATCGACTTCGCCGGCGGGACCGCGGTCCACATCAACTCCGGTGTGGCGGGCCTGATGCTGGCCATCGTGCTGGGGAAGCGGCGCGGCTGGCCCACCACCTTGTTCCGCCCGCACAACCTGCCGTTCGTGATGCTCGGCGCCGGATTGCTGTGGTTCGGCTGGTATGGATTCAACGCCGGTTCGGCCACCAGCTCCAACGGCGTGGCCGGGACGACTTTCATCACCACGACGGTCGCGACGGCCACCGCGATGCTGGGCTGGATGCTCACCGAACGCATCCGCGATGGCAAGGCGACGACGCTGGGGGCGGCGTCGGGCATCGTCGCCGGGCTGGTCGCCATCACGCCGTCCTGCTCGTCGGTCAACGTCCTGGGCGCGCTGGTCGTGGGCCTGGTCGCCGGGGTGCTGTGCGCGCTCGCCGTCGGCCTGAAATTCAAGTTCGGCTTCGACGACTCGCTCGACGTGGTCGGTGTGCACCTGGTCGGCGGCCTGGCCGGCACACTGCTGGTCGGGCTGCTCGCCGCCCCGGAAAGCCCGGCGATCAACGGCGTGGTCGGGGTGTCGAAGGGATTGTTCTACGGCGGCGGCTGGGCTCAGCTCGAGCGGCAGGCGATCGGCGCGTTCAGTGTCCTCCTCTACTCCGGGGTGGTTACGCTGATCCTGGCTTTGATCCTGAAGTACACCATCGGGCTTCGCCTCAACCCAGAAGCGGAAGCCACGGGTATCGACGAGGCCGAGCACGCCGAGAGTGGTTACGATTTCGCGGTGGCTACCGGCTCGGTGCTCCCGCCCCGGGTCGCTGTCGCGGACACCCGCAACGGCGTGAAGGAGGACCGAGTGGGCGACAAAGTGGAGGCAGAGCAGTCATGA
- the ftsY gene encoding signal recognition particle-docking protein FtsY: MSQGLWIALAVIAVLVVITALVFGLLRYRRRRISFSTRAEPGAIDRSGGYTASSGITFSQTPTVAPPERLDTTGLPGVGDDAAIPRDAPRRTISDVDLPEPETVTPPEPEPEPAPAPEPEPEPQPETPAAPEIEEIAPPEGRLERLRGRLARSQSAFGRSMLGLIGGGDLDEDAWQDVEDTLLVADLGPVVAESVIAQLRARLAGSDVRTEADAKAVLRDVLIKELQPGMDRSIRALPHADHPSVLLVVGVNGTGKTTTVGKLARVLVADGRRVVLGAADTFRAAAADQLQTWASRVGAEVVRGAEGADPASVAFDAVDKGIDAGVDVVLIDTAGRLHTKVGLMDELDKVKRVVTRRAAVDEVLLVLDATIGQNGLAQARVFAEVVEITGAVLTKLDGTAKGGIVFRVQQELGVPVKLVGLGEGPDDLAPFEPAAFVDALLG, translated from the coding sequence GTGTCCCAAGGTCTTTGGATCGCGCTCGCGGTCATAGCCGTCCTGGTTGTCATCACCGCGCTGGTCTTCGGCCTGCTGCGGTACCGTCGGCGCCGGATCAGCTTCTCGACGCGCGCCGAACCCGGGGCGATCGACCGCTCCGGCGGCTACACCGCGTCCTCGGGCATCACGTTCAGCCAGACACCGACCGTGGCGCCGCCCGAGCGGCTGGACACCACCGGACTGCCCGGAGTGGGCGACGACGCGGCCATTCCGCGCGACGCGCCGCGGCGCACCATCTCCGACGTCGACCTCCCCGAACCCGAGACCGTCACCCCACCGGAGCCGGAGCCGGAGCCGGCACCTGCTCCGGAGCCGGAGCCGGAGCCACAGCCCGAAACCCCGGCCGCCCCCGAGATCGAGGAGATCGCGCCGCCCGAGGGCCGCCTGGAACGGCTGCGTGGCCGGCTGGCCCGCTCGCAGAGCGCGTTCGGCCGCAGCATGCTGGGCCTGATCGGCGGTGGCGACCTCGACGAAGACGCCTGGCAGGACGTCGAGGACACCCTGCTCGTCGCCGATCTGGGCCCCGTGGTCGCCGAGTCGGTCATCGCCCAGCTGCGCGCCCGGCTGGCCGGCAGCGACGTGCGCACCGAGGCCGACGCCAAGGCCGTGCTGCGCGACGTGCTGATCAAGGAACTGCAGCCCGGCATGGACCGGTCGATCCGGGCGTTGCCGCACGCCGACCACCCGTCGGTGCTGCTGGTCGTCGGCGTGAACGGCACCGGAAAAACCACCACCGTCGGCAAACTGGCCCGGGTCCTGGTCGCCGACGGGCGACGCGTCGTCTTGGGCGCCGCCGACACCTTCCGGGCCGCGGCCGCCGATCAGCTGCAAACCTGGGCGTCGCGGGTCGGCGCGGAGGTGGTGCGCGGGGCGGAAGGCGCCGACCCGGCGTCGGTGGCGTTCGACGCCGTCGACAAGGGCATCGACGCCGGCGTCGACGTCGTGCTCATCGACACCGCGGGCCGGCTGCACACCAAGGTCGGGCTGATGGACGAACTCGACAAGGTCAAGCGCGTGGTGACACGCCGCGCCGCGGTCGACGAGGTGCTGCTGGTGCTCGACGCCACCATCGGGCAGAACGGCTTGGCCCAGGCGCGCGTGTTCGCCGAGGTCGTCGAGATCACCGGCGCCGTCCTGACGAAGCTGGACGGAACGGCCAAGGGCGGCATCGTCTTTAGGGTCCAGCAGGAGCTCGGCGTGCCCGTCAAGCTGGTCGGACTCGGCGAGGGCCCCGACGACCTCGCGCCGTTCGAACCGGCCGCCTTCGTCGACGCGCTGCTCGGCTGA
- a CDS encoding PIG-L deacetylase family protein: MATVVAFHAHPDDEVVLTGGTLARASAAGHRVVVVTATDGRVHNDDDNRLGELRSSASILGAQRVECLGYADSGYGPLFYPDPPGRTRFGRADLDEAATRLATILRDEDADLLLSYQPNGGYGHRDHVQVHHVGKKAAELAAIPRVLEVTMPREMLLRVSDLAHLLRLPGPYERDIVRGAYAPRATITHRVNVFGFARQKRDAFAAHRSQIGTSGLAAQLFGVLMRLPPQVFGALFSHEWFVDPALPTGTLRRDIFE, translated from the coding sequence ATGGCCACCGTCGTCGCGTTCCACGCGCACCCGGACGACGAGGTGGTCCTCACCGGTGGCACCCTGGCGCGCGCGTCCGCGGCCGGACATCGCGTCGTCGTGGTCACGGCAACCGACGGACGCGTGCACAACGACGACGACAACCGACTGGGCGAATTACGGTCGAGTGCAAGCATTCTCGGGGCCCAGCGGGTGGAGTGCCTCGGCTACGCCGACAGCGGCTACGGCCCCCTGTTCTACCCGGATCCGCCCGGGCGCACCCGATTCGGGCGCGCGGATCTCGACGAGGCGGCGACGCGGCTGGCCACCATCCTTCGCGACGAGGACGCCGATCTGCTGCTCAGCTACCAGCCCAACGGCGGCTACGGGCACCGCGATCATGTGCAGGTGCATCACGTCGGCAAGAAAGCCGCCGAACTCGCCGCGATTCCCCGCGTCCTCGAGGTGACGATGCCGCGCGAAATGCTGCTTCGCGTCAGTGATCTCGCGCACCTGCTGCGTCTTCCCGGACCGTACGAACGTGACATCGTCCGCGGCGCGTACGCCCCACGCGCGACGATCACCCACCGGGTCAACGTCTTTGGCTTCGCGCGCCAGAAGCGGGACGCTTTTGCCGCGCACCGTTCCCAGATCGGCACTTCCGGACTGGCCGCGCAGCTGTTCGGCGTCCTGATGCGGTTGCCGCCTCAGGTGTTCGGCGCGCTGTTCAGCCACGAGTGGTTCGTGGATCCGGCACTGCCCACGGGGACGCTGCGCCGCGACATCTTCGAGTGA
- a CDS encoding acylphosphatase, translating to MSDPDARLTAWVHGDVQGVGFRWWTRCRALELGLTGYAANQADGRVLVVAQGPREAGEKLLELLQGGASWPARPGRVDEVVADWSQPQERFEGFVER from the coding sequence ATGTCGGATCCTGACGCCCGGCTCACCGCCTGGGTCCACGGGGACGTCCAGGGGGTGGGTTTCCGCTGGTGGACGCGGTGCCGGGCGCTGGAGCTCGGCCTCACCGGGTACGCGGCCAACCAGGCCGACGGCCGGGTGCTGGTAGTCGCCCAGGGGCCGCGGGAGGCCGGCGAAAAGCTGCTGGAGCTGCTGCAAGGCGGCGCGTCGTGGCCCGCCCGACCCGGCAGGGTCGACGAGGTGGTCGCCGACTGGTCGCAGCCCCAGGAGCGTTTCGAGGGGTTCGTCGAGCGGTGA
- the glnB gene encoding nitrogen regulatory protein P-II, translating to MKLITAIVKPFTLDDVKTSLEDAGVLGMTVSEIQGYGRQKGHTEVYRGAEYSVDFVPKVRIEVVVDDSIVDKVVDSIVRAARTGKIGDGKVWVSPVETIVRVRTGERGTDAL from the coding sequence ATGAAGCTGATCACCGCGATCGTAAAGCCGTTCACGCTCGATGACGTGAAGACCAGTCTCGAGGACGCGGGCGTCCTGGGGATGACGGTCAGCGAAATCCAGGGCTACGGACGGCAGAAGGGTCACACCGAGGTCTACCGCGGTGCCGAATACTCCGTCGACTTCGTGCCCAAGGTGCGGATCGAGGTCGTCGTCGACGACTCCATCGTCGACAAGGTCGTGGACAGCATCGTCCGGGCGGCGCGCACCGGCAAGATCGGCGACGGCAAAGTATGGGTGAGTCCCGTGGAAACCATTGTGCGCGTGCGCACCGGCGAGCGCGGAACCGATGCGCTATGA
- a CDS encoding OsmC family protein, whose amino-acid sequence MAELWVERTGTRRYTGYSSRGAQVLVGSEDVDGVFTPGELLKIALAACSGMSSDMPLARRLGDDYKAVIKVSGAADREQERYPLLEEALELDLSALAEDEKERLLVVVNRAIDQVCTVGRTLQSGTTVNVEVTDVGS is encoded by the coding sequence ATGGCCGAACTATGGGTGGAACGCACCGGAACTCGCCGCTACACGGGATACAGCTCGCGGGGGGCGCAGGTACTCGTCGGCTCCGAGGACGTCGACGGCGTGTTCACGCCCGGCGAGCTGCTCAAGATCGCGCTCGCGGCCTGCAGCGGGATGTCCAGCGATATGCCGCTGGCCCGCCGGCTGGGCGACGACTACAAGGCGGTCATCAAGGTGTCCGGCGCCGCCGACCGCGAGCAGGAACGCTATCCGCTGCTCGAGGAAGCGCTGGAGCTGGACCTGTCGGCGTTGGCCGAGGACGAGAAGGAGCGCCTGCTGGTCGTGGTCAACCGGGCCATCGACCAGGTGTGCACGGTCGGGCGCACCCTGCAGTCCGGCACCACCGTCAACGTCGAGGTCACCGATGTCGGATCCTGA
- the smc gene encoding chromosome segregation protein SMC, translating to MYLKSLTLKGFKSFASPTTLRFEPGITAVVGPNGSGKSNVVDALAWVMGEQGAKTLRGGKMEDVIFAGTSSRAPLGRAEVTVTIDNSDNALPIEYSEVSITRRMFRDGASEYEINGSSCRLMDVQELLSDSGIGREMHVIVGQGKLDEILQSRPEDRRAFIEEAAGVLKHRKRKEKALRKLDAMSANLARLTDLTTELRRQLKPLGRQAEVARRAQTIQADLRDARLRLAADDLVNRKGEREAIFEAESAMRRDHDEASSRLAVASEELTAHETAVGELSGRAESVQHTWFALSALAERVAATVRIASERAQHLDVEPVATSDTDPDALEAEAEQVAVAEQRLLAELTTARSRLDGARAELAEREREAAEADRAHMAAVRAEADRREGLARLAGQVETMRARVESIDDSVARLSERIEQAAARAQQAKAEFETVQGRVGELDQGEMGLDEHHERTVAALRLADARVAELQSAERDAERQVASLRARIDALAVGLERKDGAAWLTENHSGTGLLGPMAKLVKVRSGYEAALAAVLGSAADALAAESFGAARSAVAALKQADGGRAALVLGDWPADHPAPQAAPAGALWALDLIDAPGRLRGAITAMLSGVAVVDDLDQALALVAEHPRLRAVTLDGDLVGAGWVSGGSDRKLSTLEVTSEIDKAGDELTAAEAQVAQLSAALSGALTEQAARQDSAEQALAALNESDSAISGMYEQLGRLGQEARMSEDDWSRLLRQREELEAGRTQTVAEVTELETRLRNAQETQQTPAEEPVNRQQIAAATENARSVEVEARLAVRTAEERANAVRGRADSLRRAAAAEREARVRAQQAREARLRAAAVAAAVADSGRLLAQRLNGVVDSASKIRDALAAERQQRAAAMAAVRDEVNALSARVAALTDSLHRDEVANAQAALRIEQLEQMVLEQFGMAPADLIAEYGPENQLPPSDLEMAEYEQAKERGEQVFAPAPIPYDRATQERRAKRAERELAELGRVNPLALEEFAALEERYNFLSTQLEDVKAARKDLLGVVDEVDARILQVFSEAYADVEREFTEVFTVLFPGGEGRLRLTNPGDMLTTGIEVEARPPGKKVTRLSLLSGGEKALTAVAMLVAIFRARPSPFYIMDEVEAALDDTNLRRLISLFELLRARSQLIIITHQKPTMEVADALYGVTMQGDGITAVISQRMRGQQVEQLVTSSS from the coding sequence GTGTACCTCAAGAGTCTGACGCTGAAGGGCTTCAAGTCCTTTGCCTCGCCGACGACTCTGCGTTTCGAGCCGGGCATCACCGCGGTCGTCGGGCCCAACGGCTCGGGCAAGTCCAACGTCGTCGACGCCCTGGCGTGGGTGATGGGGGAGCAGGGCGCCAAGACCCTGCGCGGCGGCAAGATGGAAGACGTCATCTTCGCCGGGACCTCGTCGCGCGCGCCGTTGGGCCGCGCCGAAGTCACCGTCACCATCGACAACTCCGACAACGCGCTGCCCATCGAGTACTCCGAGGTCTCGATCACCCGGCGGATGTTCCGCGACGGCGCCAGCGAATACGAAATCAACGGCAGCAGTTGCCGTTTGATGGATGTTCAAGAACTGCTCAGCGACTCCGGGATCGGCCGGGAGATGCACGTCATCGTCGGGCAGGGCAAGCTCGACGAGATCCTGCAATCGCGGCCCGAAGACCGCCGGGCGTTCATCGAAGAAGCCGCCGGCGTGCTCAAGCACCGCAAGCGCAAAGAGAAGGCGCTCCGCAAGCTCGACGCGATGTCGGCGAACCTGGCCCGGCTCACCGACCTGACCACCGAGCTGCGCCGTCAGCTCAAACCGTTGGGCCGCCAGGCCGAGGTGGCCCGTCGCGCCCAGACGATCCAGGCGGACCTGCGCGACGCGCGGCTGCGGCTGGCCGCCGACGACCTGGTCAACCGCAAGGGCGAGCGCGAGGCCATCTTCGAGGCCGAGTCCGCCATGCGGCGCGACCACGACGAGGCCTCCTCGCGGCTGGCCGTCGCGTCCGAGGAGCTCACCGCGCACGAAACCGCCGTCGGCGAACTCTCCGGTCGTGCCGAATCGGTGCAGCACACCTGGTTCGCACTGTCCGCGCTGGCCGAACGGGTGGCGGCCACGGTCCGCATCGCCAGCGAGCGAGCCCAGCACCTCGATGTGGAGCCGGTGGCGACCAGCGACACCGACCCCGACGCGTTGGAAGCCGAGGCCGAGCAGGTCGCGGTCGCCGAGCAGCGGCTACTGGCGGAATTGACCACGGCGCGCAGCCGGCTCGACGGCGCCCGCGCCGAGTTGGCCGAGCGCGAGCGCGAGGCCGCCGAGGCCGACCGGGCCCACATGGCGGCGGTGCGCGCCGAGGCGGACCGGCGGGAAGGCCTGGCGCGGCTGGCCGGTCAGGTGGAGACGATGCGGGCGCGCGTCGAGTCGATCGACGACAGCGTCGCGCGGCTGTCCGAGCGCATCGAACAGGCCGCCGCCCGCGCCCAGCAGGCCAAGGCCGAATTCGAAACCGTGCAGGGCCGCGTCGGTGAACTCGATCAGGGCGAGATGGGCCTCGACGAGCACCACGAGCGCACCGTGGCCGCGTTGCGGTTGGCCGACGCGCGGGTCGCCGAACTGCAGTCCGCCGAGCGGGACGCCGAACGTCAGGTCGCCTCGCTGCGCGCCCGCATCGACGCGCTCGCCGTGGGGCTCGAACGCAAGGACGGCGCCGCCTGGCTCACCGAAAACCATTCCGGCACAGGCCTTTTGGGTCCGATGGCCAAGTTGGTCAAGGTGCGCTCCGGCTACGAAGCGGCGCTGGCCGCGGTGCTGGGATCGGCGGCCGACGCGCTGGCGGCCGAGAGCTTCGGCGCTGCCCGGTCCGCGGTCGCCGCACTCAAACAGGCCGACGGCGGACGCGCCGCGCTGGTGCTCGGCGACTGGCCCGCCGATCACCCCGCGCCGCAGGCCGCCCCGGCGGGGGCGCTGTGGGCGCTCGACCTGATCGACGCTCCCGGGCGGCTGCGCGGCGCGATCACGGCGATGCTCTCGGGCGTGGCGGTGGTCGACGACCTGGACCAAGCGCTGGCCCTGGTGGCCGAGCATCCCCGGCTGCGGGCGGTCACCCTCGACGGCGACCTGGTGGGCGCCGGCTGGGTGAGCGGCGGCTCCGATCGCAAGCTGTCCACGCTCGAGGTGACCTCCGAGATCGACAAGGCCGGCGACGAGCTGACCGCCGCGGAGGCCCAGGTGGCCCAGCTGAGCGCGGCGCTGTCCGGCGCGCTGACCGAGCAGGCCGCCCGGCAGGACTCCGCCGAACAGGCGCTGGCCGCCCTCAACGAATCCGACAGCGCCATCTCGGGGATGTACGAACAGCTCGGCCGGCTCGGCCAGGAAGCCCGCATGTCCGAGGACGACTGGAGCAGGCTGCTGCGGCAACGCGAGGAGCTCGAAGCGGGCCGGACCCAGACCGTCGCCGAGGTCACCGAACTGGAAACCCGGCTGCGCAACGCCCAGGAGACCCAGCAGACGCCGGCGGAAGAACCCGTAAACCGTCAGCAGATCGCCGCCGCCACCGAAAACGCGCGCAGCGTCGAAGTGGAGGCCCGGCTGGCGGTGCGCACCGCCGAAGAGCGCGCGAACGCGGTGCGCGGGCGGGCGGATTCGTTGCGCCGCGCGGCCGCCGCGGAACGCGAAGCCCGGGTGCGGGCCCAGCAGGCACGGGAGGCGCGGCTGCGGGCCGCGGCGGTGGCCGCGGCGGTCGCCGATTCCGGCCGGCTGCTGGCGCAGCGGTTGAACGGGGTGGTCGACTCGGCGTCCAAGATCCGCGACGCCCTGGCCGCCGAACGCCAGCAGCGCGCGGCGGCGATGGCCGCGGTGCGCGACGAGGTGAACGCGCTCAGCGCCCGGGTGGCCGCCCTGACCGACTCGCTGCACCGCGACGAGGTGGCCAACGCCCAGGCGGCGTTGCGCATCGAGCAGCTCGAGCAGATGGTGCTCGAGCAGTTCGGCATGGCGCCCGCCGATTTGATCGCCGAGTACGGCCCGGAGAATCAACTCCCTCCCTCTGATCTGGAGATGGCCGAATACGAGCAGGCCAAGGAGCGCGGCGAGCAGGTCTTCGCGCCGGCCCCCATTCCCTACGACCGCGCCACCCAGGAGCGCCGCGCCAAGCGGGCCGAGCGCGAGCTGGCCGAACTGGGCCGGGTCAACCCGCTGGCGCTGGAGGAGTTCGCGGCCCTCGAGGAGCGCTACAACTTCCTGTCCACCCAGCTCGAGGACGTCAAGGCCGCCCGTAAGGACCTGCTCGGCGTGGTCGACGAGGTCGACGCCCGCATCCTGCAGGTGTTCAGCGAGGCGTACGCCGACGTGGAACGCGAATTCACCGAAGTGTTCACCGTGTTGTTCCCCGGCGGCGAGGGCCGGCTGCGGCTGACCAACCCGGGCGACATGCTCACCACCGGCATCGAGGTCGAGGCCCGGCCGCCGGGCAAGAAGGTCACCCGGCTCTCGCTGCTGTCCGGTGGCGAAAAGGCGCTGACGGCGGTGGCGATGCTGGTGGCGATCTTCCGGGCCCGCCCGTCGCCGTTCTACATCATGGACGAGGTGGAGGCCGCCCTCGACGACACCAACCTGCGCCGGCTGATCTCGCTGTTCGAGCTGCTGCGGGCGCGCTCGCAGCTCATCATCATCACCCACCAGAAGCCGACGATGGAGGTCGCCGACGCGCTCTACGGCGTGACCATGCAGGGCGACGGCATCACCGCGGTGATCTCGCAGCGGATGCGCGGCCAGCAGGTGGAGCAGCTGGTCACCAGTTCGTCGTAG